TATTCCGGATAAAAGAATAAGGAGCAATTGTGTTTTGCCTTGCAAGTTTTAGCACCTGTTACAAGtcccttgtctctctctctctctctctctcctttttatttGAGTCTTCGATTCGAGTCATAGGGTAATAGCATTGACTTATGTTTATTGTGGGATCAATACCtataaaaacctccaactttagcgtCTGTCCCAAttatagtcaattttttttttgtctcataaaaaatttccaacttttatttttgttccaattttaccggcctaatacaaaaaaaaaccccatcTTTTATTGTTCTTCCAATTCTACCGGCCTAACACCCAAAAAaccctccaactttagcatatgtatcaattatgtccaatttttttttgtctcataaaaaacgcCCACATTTTTCGGTTATCCCAATTGTTCTACCGTTAGCTTTTCGTCCATAATTACCGTTAGTTAATATTACGTAACATTTCCacgtcattaatgaattacactaAGCAAAgctgatataaaaaaaaaaaacccaacttttCTTCTGTTGTTTGCTTTACATACACATTGCTGGGATATAAATAGTCAATCAAGATGGCGTGTTTCGAATTCTCCCCGACACTCAATAGCCCAAAGAAAGGGCAGAAGTGGAAATCTAATTATTTGGATGAACGATCTCAATTTTATTGTTCCTGAAACCCGCTGTTtccaaatttcgaagattcattggtaagtttggcaagaaaattcgagccacgtagATTAATTAATGGTGATTATGTACGGAAGACCGATGGTAGTagaattgaggattttttatatgacaacaaaaattggatataagtaaaacaaatgctaaagttggggtttttttaggTATTAGGATGGTAGAATTacgacaaaagtaaaagttggatgttttttataagaaatttttttttttgaatataattaggatatatgctaaagttgggaattttttttggatactAGGCTATTTATTATACCGTGCTTTGTCATATTAACTCTGTAAGGCATCGTTTTTCTTTAATAAATGAAATGCAAAATTAATTTGGTTGGTTACGTGATGGTTTTAAAATTTGAGGCTAAATTGGAGAGACCATAAGTGaagcaaaataaacaaaatttgttACTCGACCGATGGGTCCAAAGTGTGGTTAGATTTGGAAAAATCATTCAAAGGGTAAAGCTTCTAATGAatgccaaaatgaaaataacgAAGCGATATTTCGGGGAGCGATGTCCTAAACATTGAAAAGAcatgctccgtttatttcaccgAGAACTgatatttcgaaaaatattttttttgaaaaataatgctTGTattgattataaaaataaaaaaattaaaaatattttcattgttctcGCAAAATTCTGAACATGAACTGTTTTCaatattgaaattattttttattaattgttttaaatgaatattattaattttttaaaaagatatttttcgaatcattcatATTTGTTGGACCAATCGGAGCCTAATTTCAAATATCAACAGCAACGGGCACAAAACTTGAAGTCACGTGACAAGCACATGGTCgtctattttttcttatttttttagcgCCGTCCGATTCCGTCCCCGTGCAGGGGGACGGAGCCGTCCGATTGTTTCTGTTCATCGTCTTTCTGAAAACTACCAGATCGCAACTCTCTGAAAGCTGAGAGACCCCGTGGAGAAAATGGCAGCGAAGCAGATGGAGGAGATACAGAAGAAGCTGGCGATGCTGAACTACCCGAGAGCCAATGCCCCCGCTCAGTCCCTCCTCTTCGCCGGCATGGAGCGCTACGCTCTCCTCGAATGGCTCTTCTTCaggtctctctctatctctctctctctctcgatccaTCGATCGATTCCGACGGTGCATGACAGCTCGCGTTCCTTCGTGCTTTCTGCCGGAACTCGCAGGCTCCTGGGCGACAAATCGCCGTTCTCGCAGCAAAATCTGCAGGGCGATGCCATGGATCGCGACGAGGAGACCTCTCGCATACAATGTGTGCCCCTTCGCTCCCTCGAATTTCACCATTTCAAGACCCTTCTCATCGCTTATCGCATCCAACCCTTATGCCTTCTCTTATCTACTGGgcatctctcttcctttctaAAGTCGTTGGCTTTTGCAATTCACTGGcatttttttgtcctttgacTTAAACAGATTTGGCAGAGATTGCGAAGTTTCTGGGTATAACGACAACAGTCGACACGGAAGTTATACAGGTTAATGATCTTTCTCTAGGTTTGATCAATTCAGTGTTTGTGAACTTACCTGCATCACGTTAATAAATCAATCTGCCATGTCAAAATTCATGTGTGGAGTTGCCATGATaatatcgttttttttttccctgcgaGAGATACACATAAGTAGTCTACTGTAGATGTTCTTGATAGACTTGTTAAATTCCTAATGCATTAATATAATATCTGGAGCAATTAGAACGGGCTGAGGCCCGCAAAATGCAGAAAAATTGGAGACGTTCCGAGTTATGTGGCATTGGGATCTTATGAAGCAGTAGAACATTCTGAATATTTGAAGCATGTTGAAGTATTGGCTTTTCATAGATTGATCCATGTGTTGCAAAGTCAGTCATACTGAAGCAGTTTGTGAAAAAACGTACTGAGATGATTGGGAGATGAGGAGAGGTGACTGTTACCGCATGCTCATGGTTATGCGTGATCGTGCCTATGTTGGAGTTGTCTCTGTGCTCGGATTTGCGCACACAGTGTGTGAGTGTGTGCATGTGGATGTTGGGTGAGTGTGTGGACGTGGATGATGTGTATATGCTGATAGTATCTGCTGTCTTATCTGCATGTTGTATGGATGTGTGTTCAGTAGCTTTAGTATGCTAGGCAAGGATGAACCTGTACTTGTCTAAACAGAAGAAGAGGGACAGAACCTTTTCTCTCCTGATGGGTTGGCTACATGGATCTTCTTGCGTTCTTGTACTCAGTTTATACTGAATCCTCTGATAGATAATTCATTTTAAAGCGATTATACATCTGGACATTGGTTTCTTTTGAAGGATAGAGCATTTGAATATCTTCATCTATAAATAGTAATTGCTATAACACCTAGCACTGAGAAGAGCAAGTCGAGGTATGATCAAGAACATGTTGGCTCAATTCAACTGTATGAGTGTAATCGAGAATCATTAGATTTTGATGATATCCGTGTGAGGGTTTAATTCACTAAATGTTGGACTATAAACAATAATTCGCACTGCTGTTTCATGCACCAAAACATTGGTGCAGTACTACGTATATTAAGGAGCATCCTTTATCCATTTTAAGTTGGGTAAACACAATTTTCTGGTTAAAGAATCCCTGGAATGATTGTTGTTGCATTTGTCTTCTCGAGTAATGTGGCTTAGCAACATTTTAAGTACTTCTATTTTAGCTTCTGATGAGTAAGATATGGTTTTGTTGCAGGGAAGAGGAACTTATGAAGATCGCACTGAAATGCTTCAGCTAATGGTAGATCTTGTTGAGGCAAGCATTTATGCTGATAATGCTGAGTGGAGGTGGGCTTTGTTGGTTGATGTTTACTGGATTCTAACCCTAATATAGCCATTGCACGAGATTATTAAGACGcttgaaattaattaaaatcttcTAGAAATGGACTATCTAGGGACTGGCACACCCATCTCTAGGGAATATGGACGACTTCATTTTATATAGACGCGAATTGAATGTTGGAAAAAGTCGTCTTCTGAATTGGCATTTGATATTGTCTTTTGCAGTGTGGATGAGCAAGCAGCAAAGGATATTCAACTAATAGACTCTATCGCAGAAAAGCAAGCTCAGATTTTTTCGGAGGAGTGCAAGCTGTTCCCTGCTGACGTCCAGATTCAATCTATGTATCCATTGTAAGACTTCTGCTTCTTGTTCGCGACGCCTGATCGTGTTATAATTTCTCTGTTACTGCTAGAATGCAGTTCTTCGGCACTGAAATATGTGGTGAACTAAATCCTAgtttgatttttgcaattaccTCCTAATATCTAGGCTACTCGAAGATATCGATCAGTACTCTTATATCTAATTTCAGGTCCCTTCCATTGAtcaacaatcatttttttaatttttcccacTCATGGCAATTGTACTCCGTAGCTTTTAGTTTGTTACAAGTAGTCAATGAGTCGCAGTATGCATCGTCGTTTTGCTTTTTAATTACTCCCGATTTCACAattctctcattttttatgaaatagggGTGCTGACGTCAAGTTCGAATCAGAACAGTTGCATCGAGTGTGAATTAGTCAATTTCATCAAACAACTGTGGTGTAATATATTGACTaaatattcgaccaaaaaaaatatattgactAAATAAGGACTCTGAGACTGAACTAATTTGACATTGCAATGAGCGTAAAGTAACGCCAAACTTGCATCTTTTACACTCGGCATTAATACGCGAAGGCAATTCATGAATTCGTTATTTTTAAGAAGTTGCATATGGTGGGTTTCACTTTTTTGGGTCTTTAGCCTCGATTATTCTTGTCAACTGTATGTCCCATAGTTTTAAGTCTGAAAAAACAGATAAGACATACATCATGGAAACGAGAAACTGACTAATAGGTATTTGTCTGCACAATTGAATTTCAGCAGGCTACTAGAAAAAGTTGAAAGGATAGGGAGGACGTTGCAGGTCTTTGTAGTTGAGGGGGAAATTCCATTATGTAATGGGGTGTTTTTGGCATGTAGGCCTTGGAGTGCCAATGTCAGTTTCGCGATAGACTTAAAATGTGTGAAGGGAGGATAGGAAAAATCGAGACCGGGATAAATTGTGCCTGACGCCATTTTTGAGCAGGGTAAACTGCGATTATTGCTTACTATTGAGGAAAAGAATATTTGAATGAAACTTTCAGTCGCATGTAGTAAAATTGAATTCCTTTTAACCAAAGTACATTTGCAGGCCAGATGTTTCGGAGTTAGAGGCAAAGCTTTCCGAACAATCAAAGATACTCATGAATCTACAACAGAAAGTGGATGATTTAGCATCAAAGGTTTGCCCAATATCCTTTGCCTCATTcgcttataaatttttaatatatttcacATTGATGGTTTGTGGAACAGCTCCCTGGTTACTACTATTATATGTGAAGTTTCTCTCTTCCTGATGCAATTGTGATGTGTATAATGTAATACTGTCAGCCATTGGAGTTCTTGCCTGTTTTAACTCGGATGAAGTTTCTATTTACACCAGTAATCCTTCCAACAATAGCCTGCTTTGTGCTTTCAATTACCTGGCTTCCGGAGAGTCAAGGTCAAATGCATCTTCTAGGCTCTCAACATATCATAGGCTAGGAAAGGAATTTCTGCATAAGTAATTTATTTATGTTGAATTTTTTGGTGGCTGACTCTTATCGAGTGCAAGTTAGAGCTCAGCTATACTGGTCATTGTTGGCCTAATTAGAATTGCAAGGAAGTAAAAATAGGTTGTTATATCCTTTTAACATCTACAAAATTTTCATTCAGATAGTTTTATGTGTTTGTCCCTGATTATAGCAGCATCGTGTCACTAGATCAGTATTTGGAATGttctatttttcatgttttcctgGATATTTCTGACTTCCTCATTTTTATCTAGTTTATTCTTCTTAGAGACACTTCTAGAACATTTCTGAGTCATATTTCTTATGGTGCTCATCAGTTTTTAAGTTATCCTTATAACCTTTTCCTTAAGtcttatagatttttttttgtctcagcaTGCTTACAACCCAGATGAGGAGTACACAGAAGTTGAAGCACAACTACGTGCACACTTGGAATCTTTTCTAGAAACTGCGAGAACATTCAATATGATCTATACCAAGGTTTTCATAGTTTCATGCCTTCATTTGATTTCCTCTCTTTCAATCCATTTTTCAAAGGTGGCCTCTTGTCAGGGACACAGCTGTGCTACTTTCTGTTTGTAGGAAATTCGCCCTTGGACACACATGATGGAGGTGCCCCAACTCCATGGGTTTGGACCAGCCGCTAATCGCTTATTGGAAGCGTACAAGATGCTTCTGAAGGTATGCGAATGCTTTTCAAATACAGGCTCTGATGGAATCTCACATACTCTATCACTTCTTTTAGCTGCATTGAATTCTGCCATAGGATCTGCCAAAATTTATACACGAGGTGAATCATAAGTTGAATGTTGATAAGGTGGAAAATGGTACAAAACTTAGAAGGCCCTTAGTTTTGGTTTGCATGAAGTATTTATTGAGCAAgagttttcttgttttctagCGATGTGTTGTGTTCCTAAGAAACATGGCACTCTCCAATCAATGACAGGAAAACTACCACAAGGGAGGGATAGTTTAACCATCACATTAGATGTATTAAGATATCTACTTTTCTTGCATGTGTTATACATGCGAAAATCACATGCTATGATTGTCATAGCTGGCCATGGTGTTAATTTTAAACTATAAAATCTTAAGAGAAGCTTTGTGTGGGTTATGCATAAGCTTATTGATATATTCAAAATTCATGCATGTTTTCGCATGTCAATTTTGCATCAAGATGCTGCAACTTATGCAAAAGggatctctccctctctctctctctctctctctgataaaACTTTTGCATGCGCATATAGTCAAAAGTTAACAACTTTCAACTCTGAAAAAAGATATTTGTTATATATACTTGAATTTCTTAATGGGATGTCACTTGAGAGCTAACCTAGAATAATCGATTCATAGTGTTCAATCCTCGAGTTGGATTAATATTGCATACTGAAATTTCTGCAAAGGTAGTGGTTCTGTCAGTTCGGTAGGTTTCATTAGTTTCTATGACTTAACTTATATCCTGGATGGACTCAACATCCCTCAAGCATCTTTAACCTTATCCATTGCTAAAACTTTCTGCAGTTCCTTGGTAACTTGAGGAATCTCAGAGATTCATATGCAGCTCTGGCTGTTGGGTTGTCTGAAACGGCCTCTGGCGAACCCTCCTCTGTCACAAGAATAATCTCAGAATGTGAATCTGCATTAACATTCTTAAATCGCGACCTTGGTATTCTTTCGGCCTCCATTGCCCGTGAAAGAGGCGAGGGTGTGCTCTCATGATCAAGTTGTACAGTGAGAAGTTACTCTGATTGTTTTCTGCTAATGAGTTCTAAATTGCACCACCTTATTCCTATTTGGAAAGAGATGCAATTTCGCGCTAGAGTAACCACATTTGCATAGTTAGGGAGATTGTCAATTCCC
This sequence is a window from Rhodamnia argentea isolate NSW1041297 chromosome 3, ASM2092103v1, whole genome shotgun sequence. Protein-coding genes within it:
- the LOC115757129 gene encoding AUGMIN subunit 7 — protein: MAAKQMEEIQKKLAMLNYPRANAPAQSLLFAGMERYALLEWLFFRLLGDKSPFSQQNLQGDAMDRDEETSRIQYLAEIAKFLGITTTVDTEVIQGRGTYEDRTEMLQLMVDLVEASIYADNAEWSVDEQAAKDIQLIDSIAEKQAQIFSEECKLFPADVQIQSMYPLPDVSELEAKLSEQSKILMNLQQKVDDLASKHAYNPDEEYTEVEAQLRAHLESFLETARTFNMIYTKEIRPWTHMMEVPQLHGFGPAANRLLEAYKMLLKFLGNLRNLRDSYAALAVGLSETASGEPSSVTRIISECESALTFLNRDLGILSASIARERGEGVLS